Part of the Melospiza melodia melodia isolate bMelMel2 unplaced genomic scaffold, bMelMel2.pri scaffold_18, whole genome shotgun sequence genome is shown below.
caccatcttCTCCGCCCCCCTTATCGCCTCCATCCCCCGGTGCCCTGCCCGCAGGCGCTGCAGAGCCGCGGGTACcagaagctggtgctgcaggcgggctggggctcgctgccgcagccgcagcccagcagcagcccggccgcggCGGTGGAAGCGTTCCGGTTCAAGGACTcgctggctgaggagctgcagagcgcaGACCTGGTCATCAGCCACACAGGTACAGCCCGGCTGCTTCTGGGGCTGCGGGAGCTCCGTGGGATGAGGTCTCTTCAGCCCGGGgtgagctggctgggagtgctgaACTCCACAGCTGGGTTGTTCAAGAGGCTCCCCTCTTTCAGCAGCGAGTAGGGGGATATTTGATCTCTCAccatgttttctgttcctcttgtAGGTGCTGGTAGCTGCCTGGAGACTCTAGAGAATGGAAAACCACTAATAGTAGTAATAAATGACAAGCTGATGAACCATCAGCTTGAGCtggccaaacagctgcacagagatggctgtgtcctctactgtaactgcaggtatggagctgctggggctgttcctgctgggcaAGAGCATTCAGTCCATGTGACTGCACAGCTGAGAACGCAACAAGGTAATTTACATCCTTCTCTGTCATCTCCATCTGGATATTACATTTTCCAGAGTGAATAGACTAACACTATGTAGAAATTTACCACACTTACCAAGCTTTTTTAccacaataattatttttttaccacttataaatattttttcatttgaggtaacatatatttagat
Proteins encoded:
- the LOC134433445 gene encoding UDP-N-acetylglucosamine transferase subunit ALG13 homolog isoform X1, with amino-acid sequence MKSMFVTLSTTSFDELIAAARSPPALQALQSRGYQKLVLQAGWGSLPQPQPSSSPAAAVEAFRFKDSLAEELQSADLVISHTGAGSCLETLENGKPLIVVINDKLMNHQLELAKQLHRDGCVLYCNCRYGAAGATMQSMNLSAFKPFPPGQPEKFASFLNKVLGLQ
- the LOC134433445 gene encoding UDP-N-acetylglucosamine transferase subunit ALG13 homolog isoform X3; protein product: MKSMFVTLSTTSFDELIAAARSPPALQALQSRGYQKLVLQAGWGSLPQPQPSSSPAAAVEAFRFKDSLAEELQSADLVISHTGAGSCLETLENGKPLIVVINDKLMNHQLELAKQLHRDGCVLYCNCRTLPCTMQSMNLSAFKPFPPGQPEKFASFLNKVLGLQ
- the LOC134433445 gene encoding UDP-N-acetylglucosamine transferase subunit ALG13 homolog isoform X2, which gives rise to MKSMFVTLSTTSFDELIAAARSPPALQALQSRGYQKLVLQAGWGSLPQPQPSSSPAAAVEAFRFKDSLAEELQSADLVISHTGAGSCLETLENGKPLIVVINDKLMNHQLELAKQLHRDGCVLYCNCSTLVETMQSMNLSAFKPFPPGQPEKFASFLNKVLGLQ